In Geopsychrobacter electrodiphilus DSM 16401, a single window of DNA contains:
- a CDS encoding sigma-54-dependent transcriptional regulator: MSSEKILIVDDEAGMQRLLARVLERQGYETLTVGSAKEALQLIGSDIFDLVLTDIQMPGMNGLELLREIKAFDPSLPIIVITAYGTVESAVEALRAGAYDYITKPFETDEIKLTVAKAFERERLLAENRYLHEELEEKYRFSGIVGSSQIMADVFDMASSVAVSNASVLITGESGTGKELIARSVHYNSPRKDNPFIVLNCAVYSEGVIESELFGHEKGAFSGAIGTKKGRFELADQGTLFIDEVGEMSPSAQVKLLRVIQEHEFERVGGVRTIKTDVRLVAATNKDLIAEVQAGRFREDLYYRLNVVHLTMPPLRDRREDIEPLVRHFLEKYNAETGKKISEVSPKAMAALVAHEWPGNVRELQNAMERAVVLCRGEIITPNDLPQEARGGDEICFSLPQTGSNLTEILDDLERQLIIQTLRREGASQTRAAESLGIARTTLRYKMEKYGLIEHNE; this comes from the coding sequence ATGTCCTCTGAAAAAATATTGATTGTTGATGATGAAGCCGGAATGCAACGGCTTCTGGCGCGCGTTCTGGAACGTCAGGGGTATGAGACCCTGACTGTGGGTTCCGCCAAAGAAGCTCTGCAGTTGATCGGTTCCGATATTTTTGATCTGGTTTTGACTGACATCCAGATGCCGGGTATGAATGGGCTGGAGCTGCTGCGCGAGATCAAGGCTTTTGATCCTTCGTTGCCGATTATTGTCATAACGGCCTACGGAACCGTCGAGAGTGCCGTTGAGGCCTTGCGTGCCGGGGCCTATGATTACATCACCAAACCCTTTGAAACCGATGAGATTAAATTGACCGTCGCCAAGGCCTTTGAACGCGAGCGTTTGCTGGCCGAAAATCGTTATTTGCATGAAGAGCTGGAAGAGAAATATCGTTTTTCAGGGATTGTCGGTTCTTCGCAGATTATGGCAGATGTTTTTGATATGGCTTCTTCGGTTGCCGTCAGCAACGCCAGCGTGTTGATAACCGGCGAAAGCGGCACAGGTAAAGAGTTGATTGCACGTTCGGTTCATTACAACTCCCCGCGTAAAGACAACCCTTTTATTGTTTTGAACTGTGCCGTTTACTCCGAGGGGGTTATCGAAAGTGAACTCTTCGGCCATGAAAAAGGGGCCTTTTCTGGCGCCATCGGGACCAAAAAAGGGCGTTTTGAACTCGCCGATCAGGGCACCCTTTTTATTGATGAAGTCGGGGAAATGAGCCCTTCGGCCCAGGTCAAACTGCTCCGGGTGATTCAGGAGCATGAATTCGAACGTGTCGGTGGGGTTCGGACGATTAAAACTGATGTACGTCTGGTTGCGGCTACCAATAAGGATCTTATCGCTGAGGTTCAGGCCGGACGTTTTCGCGAAGATCTCTACTATCGGTTGAACGTGGTTCACCTGACAATGCCCCCTTTACGCGATCGACGTGAAGACATCGAGCCGCTTGTGCGTCATTTTCTGGAAAAATATAACGCTGAAACCGGGAAAAAGATTAGTGAAGTATCTCCCAAGGCGATGGCTGCCCTGGTCGCCCATGAGTGGCCAGGAAATGTCCGCGAATTGCAGAATGCCATGGAGCGCGCCGTCGTCTTGTGTCGTGGGGAGATTATTACGCCGAATGATCTCCCCCAGGAAGCCAGGGGGGGGGATGAAATCTGTTTTTCCCTGCCTCAAACCGGGAGTAACCTCACTGAAATTCTCGACGACCTTGAACGTCAGTTGATTATCCAGACTCTGCGACGTGAGGGGGCCTCTCAGACGCGTGCTGCGGAATCTTTAGGGATAGCTCGAACCACCCTGCGCTATAAAATGGAGAAATATGGCCTGATAGAACATAACGAGTGA
- a CDS encoding ethylbenzene dehydrogenase-related protein → MPFRFFCILILSLLCACTDMDPDRLYALKLDHAPVAADWNAALPKIVTVKGGRINKVDPLPRIDQDTVHTSTASCHHGSSLPDPVDIDVRAFYTDTDLYLRLSWADPTRNDNMRGWTYNGTSWQSSGDFEDGLGILWDIERKYPDFTCSYACHLDDFGVSGQSFRGHNRMKLFKQGPQLDLWNWKAGRTGHLSFADDRFIDKDGMHGDIPGEIFHPNSLKQARPSESGEIFGKGDRPIYDFDGAAVEGQKLTIFSRAPGYLTDHPSGDRADVVAHSVWRDGRWTVVLRRALDTGSPRDARFSIGENAAISFGIALMDNSLYEHYASTVSQTLVLLPSNGKNTQVK, encoded by the coding sequence TTGCCTTTTCGTTTTTTCTGCATCCTGATTTTGAGTCTGCTCTGTGCCTGTACCGACATGGACCCTGACCGACTTTATGCCCTCAAACTCGATCATGCGCCGGTTGCTGCCGACTGGAATGCTGCTTTGCCCAAGATTGTGACGGTAAAGGGAGGGCGTATAAATAAAGTCGATCCCTTGCCCCGGATCGATCAGGATACGGTACACACCTCAACCGCCAGTTGTCATCACGGGTCGAGCCTGCCAGATCCTGTGGATATAGATGTGCGTGCTTTTTATACGGATACAGATCTCTACCTGCGGCTCAGCTGGGCTGACCCTACCCGCAACGATAATATGCGCGGCTGGACCTATAATGGGACCTCCTGGCAGAGCTCCGGCGATTTTGAGGACGGCTTAGGGATCCTGTGGGATATTGAGCGGAAATATCCGGATTTCACCTGTTCTTACGCTTGTCATCTCGATGACTTTGGTGTCAGCGGTCAGAGCTTTCGAGGACATAATCGGATGAAACTATTTAAGCAGGGGCCGCAACTCGATTTATGGAACTGGAAAGCCGGGCGTACCGGGCACCTTTCCTTTGCCGATGATCGTTTTATTGATAAAGATGGCATGCATGGCGACATCCCTGGTGAAATTTTCCATCCCAATTCTTTGAAACAGGCCCGACCCTCTGAATCAGGCGAAATCTTTGGTAAAGGAGATCGCCCGATCTATGATTTTGATGGCGCTGCTGTCGAAGGGCAAAAATTGACAATTTTCTCCAGAGCCCCTGGTTATCTCACCGATCACCCGTCCGGAGACCGGGCCGATGTCGTTGCACATTCGGTGTGGCGGGATGGTCGCTGGACAGTTGTGTTGCGTCGCGCTCTCGACACCGGTTCACCCCGAGACGCTCGTTTTTCAATCGGTGAAAATGCTGCGATCAGTTTCGGTATCGCACTGATGGATAATTCCCTGTATGAACATTACGCTTCTACAGTGTCGCAAACCCTTGTGTTGCTCCCGTCGAATGGGAAAAATACTCAGGTCAAGTGA
- a CDS encoding HEAT repeat domain-containing protein, with protein sequence MVKRLIPFLLVLLIGCQQTSEPIALDDLAASARSGDTKALVQLIDLLGEQGGRTNDRVYALLLDLGDAAIPALLPEISGKDRVKREYVIAALGNLNAAAAVPEIARVLADQQLGRRYIAAWALGEIGGDGSVGPLIKALTDGDEEVRKYATRSLIKLNLHAVDPLIKFLQQPQSPQAEACAVRALGDIANIKAFDVLVSHLNGPSRAEVVTALGKLKDPRAVGALVSVLHDPDWQIRMNAATALGPIGSNLQAPQLETLLDDNVNVVREWAARSLEMMTGRRYTYRNEDGKNVKPYNIYH encoded by the coding sequence ATGGTAAAGCGGCTGATTCCATTTTTACTTGTGTTGTTGATCGGTTGCCAGCAGACCAGCGAACCGATCGCCCTCGACGACCTGGCGGCTTCCGCGCGTAGCGGCGACACCAAGGCCCTGGTCCAGTTGATCGATCTTCTCGGAGAACAGGGTGGCCGGACAAACGATCGAGTTTACGCACTTTTGCTTGACCTGGGTGATGCGGCAATTCCTGCGCTTTTGCCCGAAATCTCGGGCAAGGATCGCGTTAAGCGTGAATATGTGATTGCCGCCCTGGGTAACCTCAACGCGGCCGCGGCCGTGCCCGAGATTGCTCGTGTTCTGGCGGATCAACAGCTCGGGCGCCGTTATATCGCGGCCTGGGCCCTGGGAGAAATCGGCGGGGATGGCTCGGTTGGGCCCCTGATCAAAGCTCTTACGGATGGAGACGAAGAAGTTCGTAAATACGCGACCCGCTCGCTGATCAAACTGAACCTGCATGCGGTTGATCCTCTTATCAAGTTTTTGCAACAACCGCAAAGCCCCCAGGCAGAGGCCTGTGCGGTGAGGGCGCTGGGTGATATCGCCAACATTAAAGCCTTTGATGTATTAGTTTCCCACCTTAACGGGCCGAGTCGGGCCGAAGTTGTCACTGCCCTGGGTAAGCTCAAGGATCCAAGAGCCGTCGGGGCTTTGGTTTCTGTTTTGCACGATCCTGATTGGCAAATCAGAATGAATGCGGCGACCGCTTTGGGCCCCATCGGCAGCAATCTTCAGGCGCCACAACTCGAAACCCTGCTCGACGACAATGTCAATGTTGTGCGCGAATGGGCGGCGCGCTCTTTAGAGATGATGACGGGGCGGCGCTATACCTACCGCAATGAAGATGGTAAAAACGTCAAACCCTATAATATCTACCATTAA
- a CDS encoding 4Fe-4S binding protein — translation MKDLLHLPLLGTLLKNRWFWRLSRLSLLAITLLVIASGWHHHLIPGIAANDPLMYTNFATFGLWVLWLMGLVLLALVAGRFWCAVCPFGWLNGLFSRYGFKRSLPNWLGGMLPVTLLLVGLQISVYLLAIHRYPDYTARLLALLIIALIFSSVVFRKRAFCQLFCPAGAVLKCYARIAPFELRVRDTQVCADCSSVQCVSEKSFWQRYTLGPAVLHLQRQRPGCPVDIHPRQINDNSDCTLCMNCVENCCNDNLRLGFRPWLAELGQAFVGRGEALLLLVLTGMVTANFSKVNIPLREWIFAAPKQTALLLGWQADGYFLLAALWITLLLPLLLVVPGLILYRLRFLQISIVDEARQPVQKVDKRSLFDGLSELLLPAIPLLLGAHLILAVVKLNAKLGYFNLVLSDWSGIKSYLAVNLMGTLPQPGVLISIDLLKWVVLLLLVVSYLLAIFAVKKVAATREGRTFYVWGALINISLLAGLYLHTVIRWLFLR, via the coding sequence TTGAAAGACCTACTTCATCTGCCGCTGCTGGGCACCTTACTCAAAAATCGCTGGTTCTGGCGTTTAAGTCGACTCTCGTTATTGGCGATCACGCTTCTGGTTATCGCAAGCGGTTGGCATCATCATCTTATACCGGGGATTGCTGCCAATGATCCCCTGATGTACACAAACTTCGCCACCTTCGGGCTCTGGGTGCTGTGGCTCATGGGGTTGGTGCTGCTGGCCCTGGTTGCCGGGCGTTTCTGGTGCGCAGTCTGTCCTTTCGGGTGGCTTAACGGCCTGTTTTCGCGTTATGGATTCAAGCGGTCGTTGCCGAACTGGCTGGGGGGGATGTTGCCGGTCACCCTGTTATTGGTGGGGCTGCAAATTTCAGTCTACCTGCTGGCGATCCACCGTTATCCTGACTATACTGCACGCCTGTTGGCTCTGCTTATCATCGCGTTGATATTCAGTTCGGTGGTTTTTCGCAAGCGGGCCTTCTGTCAACTTTTTTGTCCGGCGGGGGCTGTTCTTAAATGTTATGCGCGAATTGCCCCTTTTGAATTACGGGTGCGCGATACTCAGGTCTGTGCCGACTGCAGTAGCGTACAATGTGTTTCCGAAAAAAGTTTTTGGCAGCGTTATACCCTTGGCCCTGCTGTCCTGCATTTACAGCGGCAGCGTCCTGGCTGCCCGGTTGATATCCACCCGCGTCAGATCAATGACAACAGCGATTGCACTCTGTGCATGAACTGTGTTGAGAATTGCTGCAATGATAACCTGCGTCTCGGTTTTCGCCCCTGGCTGGCCGAGTTGGGACAGGCCTTTGTCGGGCGCGGCGAAGCCTTGCTGCTTTTGGTTCTTACCGGGATGGTGACGGCGAACTTTAGCAAGGTGAATATTCCGCTACGTGAATGGATATTTGCCGCACCCAAACAGACAGCGCTCCTGCTTGGCTGGCAGGCGGATGGCTACTTTTTACTTGCCGCCCTCTGGATTACCCTTTTGTTGCCCTTATTGCTGGTGGTTCCCGGCTTAATTCTCTACCGGTTGCGTTTTTTGCAGATTTCAATCGTTGACGAGGCGCGCCAACCAGTACAGAAGGTCGATAAACGCTCCTTGTTTGATGGGCTCTCTGAGCTTTTATTGCCAGCCATTCCGCTGCTGTTAGGGGCTCACCTGATTCTTGCGGTCGTCAAACTGAACGCCAAACTTGGTTACTTCAATCTGGTGCTGTCGGATTGGAGTGGAATCAAAAGTTACCTTGCGGTGAATTTGATGGGAACTCTGCCGCAACCCGGAGTGCTGATCTCCATCGACCTGCTTAAATGGGTGGTGCTGTTGCTGCTGGTCGTAAGTTATCTGCTGGCGATTTTTGCCGTGAAAAAGGTCGCCGCCACCCGGGAAGGTCGGACCTTCTATGTCTGGGGAGCGCTGATCAATATCAGCTTGCTGGCTGGACTCTATCTGCATACGGTGATTCGATGGCTTTTTCTGCGTTAA
- a CDS encoding right-handed parallel beta-helix repeat-containing protein → MKIFLLLVLLALPSLATALEYHGENTLYVDTQWQGEVLIDGILTVATGATLEIRPGTHVRFVRRDTNGDGIGESELFAQGRFIARGTAAEPVVFTSAESNPAPGDWGALNMMMNEEGENLLEHCLVEYAYRGFHAHFSNAHLRASTFRHNQRGAQFQESTVTIEDCTFRDNFNGLQFRDSKVSLKNSSVVSNHWGVRAVFVTLLMSHCQIEGNLTNGVSLRDSSLTLSNNQITNNRRGIYLQRSSGTLRGNRIEDNREHGIYLEDSIADVQFNLISGNGRSGLKVLDSGGSVENNRIENNGEFAFFNAGTDDFSVGANWYGLRNATPSLVDGLSRPGAGRLLLAPSLSQQPEAGTF, encoded by the coding sequence ATGAAGATATTTCTGCTTCTTGTATTGCTGGCCCTTCCATCACTGGCCACTGCGCTGGAATACCATGGAGAAAACACCCTTTATGTGGATACCCAGTGGCAGGGGGAGGTGCTGATTGACGGAATCCTGACGGTTGCCACGGGAGCGACACTCGAGATCCGTCCCGGAACCCATGTGCGCTTTGTGCGCAGGGACACCAACGGAGATGGTATCGGCGAGAGTGAACTCTTTGCTCAGGGTCGATTTATAGCGCGGGGCACAGCCGCGGAACCGGTGGTTTTTACCTCAGCCGAGTCGAATCCCGCCCCCGGTGACTGGGGGGCCCTGAATATGATGATGAATGAAGAAGGCGAGAATCTTCTCGAGCACTGTCTTGTCGAATACGCTTATCGGGGATTTCACGCCCATTTTTCAAATGCGCATTTGCGGGCTTCGACCTTTCGGCACAATCAGCGGGGCGCTCAGTTTCAGGAGTCGACCGTCACTATTGAAGACTGCACTTTCCGCGATAATTTTAACGGTCTGCAATTTCGTGACTCGAAGGTTTCACTTAAAAACAGCAGTGTCGTCTCCAACCATTGGGGTGTCCGCGCTGTTTTTGTCACCCTTTTGATGTCGCATTGCCAGATCGAAGGGAATCTGACCAATGGCGTCAGTCTGCGCGATAGCAGTTTGACCCTGAGCAATAATCAGATCACAAATAATCGCCGCGGGATCTACCTTCAGCGCAGTAGCGGAACTCTGCGGGGTAACCGGATCGAAGATAATCGCGAACATGGCATCTATCTTGAAGATTCAATCGCTGATGTCCAGTTTAACTTGATCAGCGGGAATGGCAGGTCAGGATTGAAAGTTCTCGATTCAGGCGGCAGCGTCGAGAATAACCGAATCGAAAACAATGGTGAGTTTGCGTTCTTTAACGCCGGCACTGACGACTTTTCTGTCGGCGCCAACTGGTATGGACTCCGCAACGCAACGCCTTCTCTGGTCGACGGACTCAGCCGGCCTGGAGCTGGGCGCCTTCTGCTGGCACCGTCACTCAGTCAACAACCCGAGGCTGGAACCTTTTGA
- a CDS encoding phosphate/phosphite/phosphonate ABC transporter substrate-binding protein translates to MKSLIQLLHLLTLLVPLFLLMGCQPEGTRQKMRIGYMNCNSEKETLQRFRPLTRYLSQKLGIDFEAVPVDTQDFPQRFAAGEFEFTHTNSLLYLILHKESGLKLLATEKRGRYGSSTSGSIISRKGSGIKTLEDIKGKRMVFGPQLAPSGFLAQYDIMLRNHIDPETDLAYYAIPAGAFKHEKVIYGVYFGQFDVGAAPSLDLELMIADGKIAASDFNIIAESPIIPYCTFGARKDLDPALVEKFRQTLVSLSTDETVNYEGEKLKVLASAWVSGYETLQDSDYDQLRAMAKRANMPPYQEF, encoded by the coding sequence TTGAAATCTTTAATTCAACTACTGCACCTGTTGACTCTCCTTGTGCCCCTGTTTCTGTTGATGGGCTGTCAGCCCGAAGGCACCCGTCAGAAGATGCGCATCGGCTATATGAACTGCAACAGTGAAAAAGAGACCCTGCAACGATTTCGCCCGTTGACGCGTTATCTGTCACAGAAACTTGGTATCGACTTTGAGGCTGTTCCTGTCGACACTCAGGATTTTCCCCAGCGGTTTGCCGCTGGAGAGTTCGAATTTACCCATACCAACTCCTTGCTCTATTTAATCCTGCACAAGGAGAGTGGGTTGAAACTCCTGGCCACCGAAAAGCGGGGACGTTACGGCAGTTCGACCTCCGGGTCCATTATTTCGCGTAAAGGGAGTGGCATCAAAACCCTCGAAGATATTAAGGGTAAACGCATGGTGTTTGGACCCCAGCTGGCTCCCAGCGGGTTTCTCGCCCAGTACGATATTATGCTGCGCAACCATATCGATCCAGAAACCGATCTGGCCTACTATGCGATCCCTGCCGGTGCATTCAAGCACGAGAAGGTGATCTACGGTGTCTATTTTGGCCAGTTCGATGTGGGGGCCGCACCGTCCCTCGATCTTGAACTGATGATCGCCGACGGCAAGATAGCGGCCAGCGATTTTAATATCATCGCCGAGAGCCCGATTATCCCTTATTGCACCTTCGGCGCCCGGAAGGACCTTGATCCTGCGCTGGTTGAAAAATTTCGTCAGACACTCGTCAGTTTGAGCACCGACGAAACCGTGAACTATGAGGGTGAAAAACTCAAAGTTCTTGCCTCTGCGTGGGTCAGTGGCTATGAAACCCTTCAAGACTCTGATTACGACCAGCTGCGGGCGATGGCCAAGCGTGCCAACATGCCCCCTTATCAGGAGTTTTGA
- the yedE gene encoding YedE family putative selenium transporter, whose amino-acid sequence MNLLERQNLIVIVSGLSLGILGVLLVVWGNPQNSGICVSCFLENSAGALGLHDNPRMQYLRPELIGFVLGAVAAAFLGREFKSRGGSAPLPRLVAGIFLIVGCAVFIGCPIKMFLRFVAGDLTTLSGIAGLIAGVWLGLKGLAAGVHFGGSKQQPGGAGIWVPLVFVLLLAYVLWPPGFLLHSTRGSAAQSAPVLVALAVGLFLGALAQRSRFCVTGSIRDSLLMGYRTPLLLGLVAFLLSGFIASVATGQFHPGFYGQPGAHLDMLWSFLGMLLVGLISALLGGCPFRQLIKSGEGDADAGLVVIGMFIGGGLVQSWQIAATTAGVSLYGKVAVMVGLIFVLINMLLYRERVV is encoded by the coding sequence TTGAACCTGCTTGAGCGTCAGAATCTGATCGTTATTGTCTCCGGACTGAGCCTGGGAATCCTTGGCGTATTGCTGGTGGTCTGGGGAAACCCCCAGAATTCCGGGATTTGTGTCTCCTGCTTTCTGGAAAATTCGGCCGGGGCACTCGGGCTGCACGATAACCCGCGCATGCAATACCTGCGGCCGGAATTGATCGGTTTTGTGCTTGGAGCGGTTGCCGCCGCTTTTCTCGGCCGCGAATTTAAATCACGCGGCGGGAGCGCTCCCTTGCCACGCCTGGTGGCCGGAATTTTTCTGATCGTCGGCTGTGCCGTTTTTATCGGTTGTCCCATCAAGATGTTTCTTCGCTTTGTGGCCGGGGATTTAACCACCTTAAGCGGTATCGCCGGTCTGATCGCTGGCGTCTGGCTCGGGCTTAAGGGCTTGGCCGCGGGTGTCCATTTCGGCGGGAGCAAACAACAGCCGGGAGGTGCCGGAATCTGGGTCCCCCTTGTCTTTGTCCTCCTGCTTGCCTATGTTCTCTGGCCGCCCGGGTTCCTGTTGCATTCGACCCGGGGGAGTGCTGCGCAGTCAGCCCCGGTCCTGGTCGCACTGGCTGTCGGCCTGTTTTTGGGTGCTCTGGCCCAACGGAGCAGGTTCTGTGTGACTGGTTCGATTCGCGATAGTCTGTTGATGGGATATCGAACGCCACTGCTGCTGGGTTTGGTGGCTTTCCTGCTTAGCGGTTTTATTGCCAGTGTTGCTACCGGCCAATTTCATCCCGGATTTTATGGCCAACCGGGCGCGCACCTGGATATGCTCTGGAGCTTTCTGGGGATGTTACTGGTCGGTCTGATTTCGGCTCTGCTCGGTGGTTGTCCCTTTCGACAATTAATCAAGTCGGGAGAGGGGGATGCCGATGCAGGTCTGGTCGTGATCGGGATGTTCATCGGCGGCGGGCTGGTGCAATCCTGGCAGATTGCCGCCACGACCGCCGGAGTCAGTCTTTACGGCAAGGTGGCGGTGATGGTGGGTCTTATTTTTGTACTGATTAATATGCTTCTTTATCGCGAGCGTGTCGTCTGA
- the pqqD gene encoding pyrroloquinoline quinone biosynthesis peptide chaperone PqqD, with translation MSRLQRNPEIVWRVEKRRQQAVIERLGAGEEIDNEGTVILLISGMMHQLNLLGGMIWSLCDGTRGVDQIVAELLKEFDVDTKTLKIDVDEFVADLLERGWLSYD, from the coding sequence GTGAGCAGATTACAGCGAAACCCGGAGATTGTCTGGCGGGTTGAAAAGCGCCGGCAGCAGGCGGTCATTGAGCGACTTGGTGCCGGGGAAGAGATCGATAATGAAGGTACAGTTATTCTGTTGATCTCCGGGATGATGCACCAGCTGAACCTCCTCGGCGGGATGATCTGGTCCCTTTGTGACGGCACGCGTGGTGTCGACCAGATTGTTGCTGAATTATTGAAAGAGTTTGATGTTGATACGAAAACTTTGAAAATCGATGTCGATGAGTTTGTTGCTGATCTCCTTGAAAGGGGCTGGCTCAGTTATGACTAA
- a CDS encoding GeoRSP system radical SAM/SPASM protein produces the protein MTNPLTEQFSAPLTFNWTLSYRCNFTCRHCYSREEECDELSIAELKQIVDRLAQHQVPFINFGGGEPLMRPDIFEISEYARKQGLNVSMNSNGWLLDQPAAEKIKAAGFRSVGISIDSADAALHDDFRNQPGSFVKAVNALDALAQAGVRSTMSSVISKINHLKFRDLLDLARQHKVTQVYLHNFKCSGRGFKNREDLDLSPLEWKAFYLEALRVKDETKDLLISFDDPVIASLPGYAENSLVKGSSCGKLSLNLRPNGDITPCGFIPLVVGNILRDDFEEIWYNSPILNKMRNKEAKGKCQGCGAYEDCLGGCTARAFATTGDLSEPDPHCWK, from the coding sequence ATGACTAATCCACTCACGGAACAATTTTCAGCACCGCTGACCTTTAACTGGACACTCTCTTACCGCTGTAATTTTACCTGCAGACACTGCTACAGTCGGGAAGAGGAGTGTGATGAGCTCAGCATCGCGGAGCTGAAGCAGATCGTCGATCGTCTCGCCCAGCATCAGGTCCCCTTTATCAACTTCGGTGGTGGCGAACCCTTGATGCGTCCGGATATTTTCGAAATCAGTGAATATGCTCGCAAACAAGGGCTGAATGTTTCCATGAACAGCAACGGCTGGCTGCTTGATCAGCCCGCCGCTGAAAAGATTAAAGCCGCCGGCTTTCGCAGTGTCGGGATCAGCATCGACAGTGCAGACGCCGCTCTGCATGACGACTTCCGCAATCAACCCGGGTCATTTGTCAAAGCTGTGAATGCACTCGATGCTCTCGCCCAGGCAGGTGTGCGGAGTACCATGAGTTCGGTGATTTCAAAGATCAATCATTTGAAGTTCCGCGATCTGTTAGACCTGGCGCGACAGCATAAGGTGACGCAAGTTTATCTGCATAATTTCAAATGCAGCGGCCGAGGATTCAAAAATCGGGAAGATCTTGATCTTAGTCCTCTGGAGTGGAAAGCATTTTATCTCGAAGCACTGAGGGTCAAGGATGAGACCAAGGATCTGCTGATCTCCTTTGATGACCCGGTGATTGCGTCCCTGCCAGGATATGCTGAAAATTCCTTGGTTAAAGGGAGCAGCTGCGGGAAGCTTTCGTTGAACCTGCGTCCCAATGGCGATATCACCCCCTGTGGCTTTATCCCATTAGTGGTAGGCAATATTCTGCGCGATGATTTCGAGGAGATATGGTACAATTCGCCCATTCTCAACAAGATGCGCAACAAGGAAGCCAAGGGGAAATGTCAGGGTTGCGGTGCCTATGAAGACTGTCTCGGGGGCTGTACAGCGCGCGCCTTCGCGACCACGGGAGACCTGAGTGAACCAGATCCTCATTGCTGGAAATAG